The following proteins are encoded in a genomic region of Paraburkholderia flagellata:
- a CDS encoding helix-turn-helix domain-containing protein has product MRKIPSYELYGEASAARPPWHDAFNFEWIPERSRPNDWNIPAHRHDALLQFLYIRSGQGHVVIESEKTPFNPPCLVILPAQVVHGFAFSPEIDGLVVTAAQRALESIAKSVSSTLVAVLQHPAVIPVCGPAASDETLMPLFHMLENEFRRGAAGYTAAGMSLLMALFVQAARLVDHANVPVAALAARRSQQIRRFRELIAQHFREHRPVEFYAAALDVTPPQLGRICREELGSSPTALINDHLIREAQRDLVYSGMTVKQIAHSLGFEDSAYFSRYFRKQTGATPREFQSSAHRDLALGPS; this is encoded by the coding sequence ATGAGGAAAATCCCTAGTTACGAGCTGTATGGAGAAGCATCGGCCGCGCGCCCACCGTGGCACGATGCATTCAATTTCGAGTGGATTCCGGAGCGCAGCCGGCCGAACGACTGGAACATTCCGGCGCACCGTCACGACGCGCTGCTGCAGTTTCTCTACATCCGCAGCGGCCAGGGTCACGTCGTCATCGAGAGCGAAAAAACACCGTTTAATCCGCCCTGCCTCGTGATCCTTCCTGCGCAGGTCGTGCACGGTTTCGCGTTTTCGCCGGAGATCGACGGCCTTGTCGTCACGGCGGCGCAGCGCGCGCTGGAGTCCATCGCGAAGTCCGTTTCTTCAACGCTCGTCGCGGTTCTCCAGCACCCTGCCGTGATTCCGGTGTGCGGGCCAGCAGCCAGCGACGAAACGCTGATGCCGCTCTTTCATATGCTTGAGAACGAGTTTCGCCGTGGCGCGGCCGGTTATACGGCAGCGGGCATGTCACTGTTAATGGCACTTTTCGTACAGGCGGCGCGGCTTGTCGACCATGCCAACGTGCCGGTGGCCGCGCTCGCCGCGCGGCGCAGCCAGCAAATCAGACGCTTCCGCGAGCTGATCGCCCAGCATTTCCGTGAGCATCGCCCCGTCGAGTTCTATGCAGCCGCGCTTGATGTCACCCCGCCGCAACTCGGGCGCATCTGCCGCGAAGAACTCGGTTCGTCACCCACCGCGCTGATCAACGACCATCTGATTCGCGAAGCGCAGCGCGATCTGGTCTACTCAGGCATGACCGTCAAGCAGATAGCGCACAGCCTGGGATTCGAGGACAGCGCCTATTTCAGCCGCTACTTTCGCAAGCAGACAGGCGCGACGCCGCGCGAATTCCAGAGCTCTGCTCATCGCGATCTGGCATTGGGTCCGTCGTAG
- a CDS encoding cupin domain-containing protein → MNRRPQAIPEQQLSNERVIVTRWIFPPGAETGWHIHGHDYVVVPQTDGTLLLETKQGNRESSLQAGQSYAGAKGVEHNVVNPTENEIVFIEVEIR, encoded by the coding sequence ATGAATCGTCGTCCACAGGCAATTCCAGAACAGCAGCTATCCAACGAGCGCGTCATTGTGACAAGGTGGATTTTTCCGCCAGGCGCCGAGACGGGTTGGCATATTCACGGGCATGACTATGTTGTCGTGCCGCAGACAGACGGTACATTGCTGCTTGAGACAAAACAGGGCAATCGAGAGTCGTCGTTACAGGCAGGGCAGAGCTATGCCGGTGCGAAAGGCGTCGAGCACAATGTCGTCAATCCGACCGAAAACGAAATCGTCTTTATCGAGGTGGAAATTCGATAA
- a CDS encoding FAD-dependent oxidoreductase, translating into MVTKRRVDMAKEITCDLVVVGSGAAGLATAITAKKRGLDVIVLEKEPVFGGTTALSGGVLWIPLSKYGRQQNPADSLERVREYMMNETGSNYDAAAVQCFIENGPKMVEFFERETEMKFVPTLYPDYHPDAPGGVDIGRSILAAPYDIRGLGKDMQRLKPPLETITFMGMMFNSSNADLKHFFRATKSIVSFCYVARRLATHIKELALYRRGINVTSGNALAARLAKSALAIDIPIHTSTPVKELLSEKGNVVGVLASAAEGELRVTARRGVVLACGGFPHDLKRIAQVYPHVKRGGEHLSPTPVGNTGDGLTMAEKVGGAVQLGFPDASAWMPVSRVPFGKGRTGVFPHLLDRYKPGVIGVLRSGQRFTNESNSYHDVGSALIRACEGERETAMWLICDKVALGKYGLGYAKPAPMPVGPLLRKGYLVKGETIGELARNCGIAPDALEKTIRAYNVDAVRGEDPAFHRGRTSFNRYLADPDNKPNPCVAPISTGPFYAVKVVMGDLGTFDGLKTGVSGEVLRADGSEIEGLYAVGNDRRSVMGGNYPGAGITHGPNMTFGYVTGNAIANKATTIKEKVHA; encoded by the coding sequence ATCGTAACGAAAAGGAGAGTGGATATGGCCAAGGAGATCACTTGCGATCTGGTCGTGGTCGGATCGGGTGCTGCGGGCCTCGCCACCGCGATCACGGCAAAGAAGCGCGGCCTCGACGTCATCGTGCTCGAAAAGGAGCCCGTGTTCGGTGGTACCACCGCGCTGTCGGGCGGGGTCTTGTGGATTCCGCTGAGCAAATATGGCAGACAGCAGAACCCGGCGGACTCCCTCGAGCGTGTGCGCGAATACATGATGAACGAAACGGGCAGCAACTACGATGCCGCCGCGGTCCAGTGCTTCATCGAGAATGGGCCGAAGATGGTCGAATTCTTCGAGCGTGAGACTGAGATGAAGTTCGTGCCCACGCTCTATCCGGACTATCACCCGGATGCGCCCGGCGGCGTCGACATCGGCCGCTCGATCCTCGCCGCGCCCTATGATATTCGCGGGCTGGGCAAGGACATGCAACGCCTCAAGCCGCCGCTCGAGACGATCACCTTCATGGGGATGATGTTCAACTCCTCGAACGCTGACCTCAAGCACTTCTTCCGCGCGACCAAGTCGATTGTTTCGTTCTGCTATGTGGCTCGGCGTCTGGCCACGCACATCAAGGAGCTTGCGCTTTATCGCCGCGGGATCAACGTGACGAGCGGCAACGCGCTCGCTGCGAGGCTCGCGAAGTCGGCGCTGGCGATCGACATTCCGATCCACACTTCGACGCCAGTGAAGGAACTGCTAAGCGAGAAGGGCAACGTGGTCGGTGTGCTCGCAAGCGCAGCGGAGGGTGAACTTCGCGTCACCGCCCGCCGCGGCGTCGTGCTGGCTTGCGGCGGCTTCCCTCATGATCTCAAGCGCATTGCTCAGGTCTATCCGCATGTGAAGCGTGGCGGCGAGCATCTCTCGCCCACGCCCGTCGGCAATACGGGCGATGGGCTGACCATGGCGGAGAAGGTGGGTGGCGCCGTGCAGCTTGGCTTCCCCGATGCATCGGCCTGGATGCCTGTCTCCAGGGTGCCTTTCGGCAAGGGCCGCACGGGCGTGTTCCCACATCTGCTGGACCGCTACAAGCCCGGCGTGATCGGCGTGCTGCGCAGCGGCCAGCGCTTCACCAATGAATCGAACTCCTACCATGATGTTGGCTCGGCGCTGATCCGTGCCTGCGAGGGTGAGCGGGAGACGGCGATGTGGCTCATCTGCGATAAGGTGGCGCTGGGCAAGTATGGCCTGGGCTATGCCAAGCCCGCGCCGATGCCGGTTGGCCCGTTGCTGCGCAAAGGCTACCTCGTCAAGGGCGAGACGATCGGCGAGCTGGCGCGCAATTGCGGGATTGCTCCCGACGCGCTCGAGAAAACCATCCGCGCCTACAACGTCGATGCCGTGCGCGGAGAAGACCCGGCGTTCCATCGTGGCCGCACTTCGTTCAACCGCTATCTCGCCGATCCGGACAACAAGCCCAATCCTTGTGTTGCGCCGATTTCGACTGGGCCCTTCTATGCGGTGAAGGTGGTGATGGGCGATCTGGGCACGTTCGACGGCCTTAAGACCGGCGTCAGCGGCGAGGTGCTGCGCGCGGACGGCAGTGAGATCGAGGGCCTTTACGCGGTCGGCAATGACCGGCGCAGCGTGATGGGCGGCAACTATCCGGGCGCCGGTATCACCCATGGGCCCAATATGACGTTCGGCTATGTCACGGGTAATGCCATCGCCAACAAAGCTACGACCATCAAAGAGAAGGTGCACGCATGA
- a CDS encoding helix-turn-helix domain-containing protein: MPPDQQRRRTVPRFALYGAEAGQSWVDMVHYEPIALRAGRFDFEIEPHVHDALIQVLYVTGGGGETFIDGKTWAVVAPCLIVVPAHSVHGFHFRSDIDGHVITAAQPALESLAMTAAPELLEFIRTPTVLSIDPDVERGTPLETLFQSIGHEAQSHERWQFTAGAALAITLFVKIGRLSESARLSASSEQRTMAARIERFRALLDRHCRERRPVASYADEMGVTTGQLSRICRATFGVSAIEAIDARSIHEAKRLLGYSNLSVKQIASELGFQDEAYFGRFFRKQTGLRPTEYRSAAHDRSSPPEKGEAG; the protein is encoded by the coding sequence ATGCCCCCTGACCAACAGCGCCGCCGGACCGTTCCGCGTTTCGCGCTCTATGGCGCGGAAGCCGGTCAATCCTGGGTCGACATGGTGCACTACGAGCCAATTGCGCTGCGTGCCGGCCGTTTCGATTTCGAGATCGAGCCGCACGTCCACGACGCGCTAATCCAGGTGCTCTACGTCACCGGCGGGGGCGGCGAGACCTTCATCGATGGCAAGACTTGGGCGGTCGTTGCGCCATGCCTGATCGTCGTGCCGGCGCACTCGGTCCACGGCTTTCATTTCCGCAGCGACATCGACGGTCACGTCATCACCGCCGCGCAGCCTGCACTGGAATCGCTGGCGATGACGGCCGCGCCCGAGTTGCTGGAATTCATACGCACGCCGACGGTGCTGTCGATCGATCCCGACGTCGAGCGCGGCACACCTCTGGAAACGCTTTTTCAGTCGATCGGGCACGAGGCGCAGAGCCACGAGCGCTGGCAGTTCACCGCAGGCGCCGCACTCGCAATCACCCTCTTCGTCAAGATCGGGCGCCTTAGCGAGAGCGCCCGACTTTCAGCCAGTTCCGAGCAGCGGACGATGGCAGCGCGGATCGAACGGTTCCGCGCGCTGCTCGACCGCCATTGCCGTGAGAGGCGACCAGTCGCGAGCTACGCCGACGAGATGGGCGTGACCACCGGCCAGCTCTCCCGCATCTGCCGCGCCACGTTCGGAGTCTCTGCAATCGAGGCAATCGACGCACGCTCGATCCATGAGGCCAAGCGCCTGCTCGGCTATTCGAACCTCAGCGTGAAGCAGATCGCCAGCGAGCTGGGTTTTCAGGACGAGGCGTATTTCGGTCGCTTCTTCCGCAAGCAGACGGGACTGCGTCCAACCGAATACCGCTCTGCGGCCCACGATCGATCCTCGCCGCCCGAAAAGGGGGAAGCGGGCTGA
- a CDS encoding EamA family transporter, giving the protein MDIHQHRFRGKQLSLTQRLVFRSAATSPFLPYVALLVAMVSIQYGATFAKRLFPVVGAEGTTALRLGIASLILIFATRAWRTNFSSRKLPVLLVYGASLGAMNLLFYMALRRIPLGLAVALEFLGPFALAVVSSRRWLDFVWIGLAATGLLLLLPLYNFGPAIDPIGVLLALAAGGFWALYSVFGQLAGEEHGVSTAALGTTIAAVLVVPIGLAQAGTSLFNPGVLLSAVVVAVFSSALPFSLEIIALVRLPTRVYGTLTSVEPAIGAFTGWLFLHESLTAIQMLAIGTIVTASIGTAATHKPVVPAN; this is encoded by the coding sequence ATGGACATCCACCAGCACCGTTTCCGGGGTAAGCAATTGTCATTGACGCAGCGTTTAGTATTCAGGTCGGCAGCCACATCACCTTTCCTGCCGTATGTTGCGCTGCTTGTCGCGATGGTTTCGATCCAGTATGGCGCGACTTTCGCCAAACGCCTGTTCCCCGTTGTCGGAGCAGAAGGGACTACGGCTTTACGCCTCGGAATTGCGTCGCTCATACTCATCTTTGCGACGCGTGCGTGGCGCACGAATTTTTCTTCTCGCAAACTGCCCGTACTGCTTGTCTACGGTGCCTCCTTGGGCGCGATGAACCTCTTGTTTTACATGGCTTTGCGTCGCATTCCACTTGGGCTCGCCGTTGCCCTTGAGTTCTTGGGTCCATTTGCGCTTGCGGTCGTTTCCTCTCGCCGCTGGCTGGACTTTGTCTGGATAGGCTTGGCTGCCACCGGACTTCTACTGCTTCTGCCGCTCTACAATTTCGGGCCCGCTATTGACCCAATTGGCGTTCTTCTTGCGCTGGCCGCCGGAGGCTTCTGGGCGCTTTATAGTGTGTTCGGGCAGTTGGCCGGTGAGGAGCATGGCGTATCGACGGCTGCACTTGGTACCACCATCGCGGCCGTTCTGGTTGTTCCTATTGGCCTGGCGCAGGCTGGCACATCACTTTTTAATCCGGGCGTCTTGCTGAGTGCCGTCGTCGTTGCTGTATTTTCTAGCGCGTTACCCTTCTCGCTTGAAATCATCGCGCTTGTGCGGTTGCCGACCCGGGTCTATGGGACGCTGACGAGCGTAGAGCCCGCGATCGGCGCATTCACGGGATGGCTATTCCTGCATGAAAGTCTCACCGCCATTCAGATGCTAGCCATTGGCACAATCGTGACTGCATCGATCGGGACAGCAGCGACGCACAAGCCAGTTGTACCAGCCAATTAG
- the benC gene encoding benzoate 1,2-dioxygenase electron transfer component BenC, with product MAHQITLRFEDGVTRFIECEEGERITDAAIRARINIPLDCRDGVCGTCKAVCESGEYVLGDCVEDALSAEEASARKVLTCQTSPRSDCVIQIATNSDVAGTGPASHRGRIVACQRASDSTIAFSVELESRADLSFLPGQYVNIRVPGTDQTRSYSFSSGPSEPHLSFLVRNVRQGAMSTWLCESAKAGDSIEFRGPMGSFYLRPIERPVLFLAGGTGLAPFLSMLDKIVEDGGSPYPVHMILGVNTDEDLVGIDRLESYAQRLPNFTYACTVSNPDSAHPNKGYVTHHIIPSQLNDGDADVYLCGPPPMVDAVRNYLASEGLTPRNFYYEKFAGTGLVVQTGEEHIAPVDVDEAFELRMALELGAAQLTMGRLSSEQLIFFRQLAEATAPFVSGQRFTDVARYIEANHAFHMFTIEASGNAQLIALYRQLAVQDYIARTLTDQIEIVGDIVQQHRDIVGAFELGDLNKARDVIALHALHSKATMSQALERMQLGKTAPRFVAPPLPASAMALSAPQICPFTAKTLPAYSHELDWPDGLEPFKVVDDGSQGDPYEHYRWMREHAPVLRCQSATSDVWFLSRYDDVYQAIRNPKLFSSEVVSPPPLTFLTLFDAPDHSRLRKVVQPSFLPLALDPFIGQIAQRAEDLLDAMIAKGGGDVVNDFAIPLSISTISTMIDVPNEDEEKMKFWSDETFSYFGRLARNAPGTGTDEQSAQAFFAYLKEAMERLALTDSQSIGGHIARMWKDGLLSEKEAKELCAFVFIAGHDTTTILVANAFRMLAEQPHLLGRIREKPVDADRFVEEVARYRGTVQRVSRITTEATTVAGVDLPKGAVVRLLLSAANRDSRKFPEGETFDIDRDSSGHLGFGNGMHKCLGAPLAKLETLIATKALARKIGAIALDPATPIQYVRGNNLTNSGPEHLFVKLGGVSA from the coding sequence ATGGCCCATCAGATAACACTCCGTTTTGAGGACGGGGTGACCCGGTTCATCGAGTGCGAGGAGGGTGAGCGCATCACCGATGCCGCCATTCGCGCGAGGATCAATATTCCACTCGATTGCCGCGATGGTGTGTGCGGCACCTGCAAGGCGGTTTGCGAGTCCGGCGAGTATGTTCTGGGCGACTGCGTGGAAGATGCGCTTAGCGCCGAGGAGGCGAGCGCTCGCAAGGTTCTCACCTGCCAGACGAGCCCGCGTTCCGACTGCGTAATCCAGATCGCCACGAACTCCGATGTCGCCGGCACCGGGCCGGCCTCCCACAGGGGGCGGATCGTCGCCTGCCAACGAGCGTCCGACAGCACGATCGCCTTCTCGGTCGAACTCGAAAGCCGCGCGGATCTCAGCTTCCTTCCTGGGCAGTACGTCAACATCCGGGTGCCCGGAACCGATCAGACGCGGTCCTACTCCTTCAGTTCGGGGCCGTCCGAGCCGCACTTGTCCTTCCTTGTGCGCAATGTGCGTCAAGGGGCGATGTCGACCTGGCTCTGTGAAAGCGCCAAAGCAGGGGATTCAATCGAGTTTCGCGGCCCGATGGGAAGCTTCTACCTGCGCCCCATCGAGCGCCCGGTGCTGTTTCTGGCGGGTGGCACGGGACTCGCGCCGTTCCTCTCGATGCTCGACAAGATCGTCGAGGACGGCGGCAGCCCGTATCCGGTCCACATGATTCTGGGTGTGAACACTGATGAGGACCTGGTTGGCATCGACCGGCTCGAAAGCTATGCGCAGCGCCTGCCGAACTTCACCTATGCTTGCACCGTCTCCAACCCCGACAGTGCCCATCCCAACAAGGGCTATGTCACGCATCACATCATCCCCTCCCAGCTCAACGACGGCGATGCGGATGTTTACCTCTGTGGCCCGCCGCCGATGGTCGATGCGGTGCGCAACTATCTTGCATCCGAAGGGCTGACGCCGCGCAACTTCTATTACGAGAAGTTTGCCGGCACGGGCCTGGTGGTACAGACCGGCGAGGAGCACATCGCGCCTGTCGATGTCGATGAAGCCTTCGAGCTGCGCATGGCACTCGAACTGGGGGCGGCTCAGCTGACCATGGGCAGGCTCTCGAGCGAGCAGTTGATCTTCTTCCGCCAGCTCGCCGAGGCGACGGCGCCGTTCGTGTCCGGGCAGCGCTTTACGGACGTGGCGCGCTACATCGAGGCAAACCACGCCTTCCACATGTTCACGATCGAGGCCTCCGGGAACGCCCAACTGATCGCGCTTTACCGGCAACTGGCCGTGCAGGACTACATTGCTCGCACGCTGACCGACCAGATCGAGATCGTCGGTGACATCGTCCAGCAGCACCGGGACATTGTCGGCGCCTTCGAACTGGGCGACCTGAACAAGGCGCGAGACGTGATTGCGCTGCATGCGCTTCATTCCAAGGCCACGATGAGCCAGGCGCTGGAGCGTATGCAGCTGGGCAAGACGGCACCCAGGTTCGTAGCGCCCCCCTTGCCCGCGTCTGCTATGGCACTGAGCGCGCCGCAGATTTGCCCATTCACGGCGAAGACCCTTCCGGCCTATTCACACGAACTGGACTGGCCCGACGGGCTGGAGCCATTCAAGGTGGTCGACGACGGCTCGCAAGGCGACCCTTACGAGCACTACCGCTGGATGCGCGAGCATGCGCCGGTGCTGCGTTGCCAGTCGGCGACTTCGGACGTGTGGTTCCTCTCGCGCTATGACGACGTCTACCAGGCGATCCGAAACCCGAAGCTGTTTTCCTCCGAGGTCGTCAGCCCGCCGCCGCTGACGTTCCTGACGTTGTTCGACGCACCCGACCATTCGCGCTTGCGCAAGGTCGTCCAGCCGTCCTTTCTGCCGCTGGCGCTCGATCCCTTCATCGGGCAGATCGCGCAAAGGGCGGAGGACCTGCTCGACGCGATGATCGCCAAAGGCGGCGGTGATGTCGTCAACGATTTCGCCATCCCGCTCAGCATCTCGACCATCTCCACGATGATCGACGTGCCGAACGAGGATGAGGAGAAGATGAAGTTCTGGTCGGACGAGACCTTTAGCTACTTCGGCCGCCTCGCCCGCAATGCGCCGGGGACCGGCACCGACGAGCAGAGCGCGCAGGCTTTCTTCGCATACCTGAAGGAAGCGATGGAGCGGCTCGCTCTCACCGACAGCCAGTCGATTGGCGGGCACATCGCGCGCATGTGGAAGGACGGTCTGCTTTCGGAAAAGGAAGCGAAGGAGCTGTGCGCATTCGTCTTCATCGCCGGGCACGACACGACGACCATCCTTGTCGCCAACGCTTTTCGCATGCTTGCCGAACAGCCGCATCTGCTGGGACGCATCCGCGAAAAGCCCGTCGACGCTGATCGTTTCGTCGAGGAGGTGGCCCGCTATCGCGGTACCGTCCAGCGCGTAAGCCGCATCACCACCGAGGCGACCACCGTCGCGGGGGTTGATCTGCCCAAGGGCGCGGTGGTGCGACTGCTGCTGTCGGCTGCGAATCGCGACAGCCGCAAATTTCCCGAGGGCGAGACGTTCGACATCGACCGTGATTCCAGCGGCCACCTGGGTTTCGGCAACGGCATGCACAAATGCCTTGGCGCGCCGCTCGCCAAGCTGGAGACACTGATCGCGACGAAGGCTCTGGCCCGCAAGATTGGCGCTATCGCGCTCGATCCGGCAACGCCGATCCAGTATGTGCGGGGTAACAATCTGACCAATTCCGGGCCGGAGCACCTGTTCGTCAAGTTGGGCGGAGTGTCGGCCTGA
- a CDS encoding SDR family NAD(P)-dependent oxidoreductase: MEQGLENRAAATTAYGLNLDGKICVITGAGSGIGAGIARAFASVGAHVALVDRNLAGAEAVAAELRKAGAVAQAFGCDVSDEASVAAAADEVRAALGSASVLVNNAGLLRAGSLETVSIADWNQAIAVNLTGYLLCARAFGRDMLAAGKGSIVHVASIAALNPQTNSGSYSPSKAGVLLLSRQLAAEWGPRGVRSNCVLPGMIRTALSAKFYEEPGFEARRAAATANRRIGEPEDLAGPAMFLASDLAAYVNGAEVLVDGGLDCMLMDMVPRPGFNAIPAA; this comes from the coding sequence ATGGAACAGGGACTTGAAAATCGTGCGGCTGCCACAACCGCATACGGGCTGAACCTGGATGGCAAGATCTGCGTGATCACGGGTGCAGGTAGTGGTATTGGTGCCGGCATCGCACGTGCCTTCGCCAGCGTTGGAGCACATGTGGCGCTTGTGGACCGCAATCTTGCCGGCGCTGAAGCTGTCGCCGCCGAACTTCGAAAGGCAGGTGCCGTAGCGCAAGCGTTCGGTTGCGACGTGTCGGACGAAGCTTCGGTTGCCGCAGCCGCCGACGAGGTTCGCGCAGCGCTCGGTTCGGCAAGCGTGCTCGTCAACAATGCAGGACTCCTACGCGCTGGATCTCTCGAGACAGTCTCGATCGCGGACTGGAACCAGGCCATCGCCGTGAACCTCACCGGCTATCTGCTGTGTGCCCGAGCGTTCGGGCGTGACATGCTGGCGGCGGGCAAGGGCAGTATCGTGCACGTTGCCTCGATTGCGGCGCTCAATCCGCAGACCAATAGCGGTTCCTATAGCCCGAGCAAGGCGGGCGTGCTACTGCTCTCGCGGCAGTTGGCGGCGGAGTGGGGCCCGCGCGGCGTGCGCAGCAACTGCGTGCTGCCCGGCATGATCCGCACCGCGCTGTCCGCGAAGTTCTACGAGGAGCCCGGCTTCGAGGCTCGCCGCGCCGCCGCTACCGCGAACCGCCGCATTGGCGAGCCGGAGGACCTCGCCGGTCCGGCCATGTTCCTCGCCTCTGACCTGGCGGCCTACGTCAATGGCGCCGAGGTGCTCGTCGACGGCGGGCTCGATTGCATGCTGATGGACATGGTTCCGCGCCCCGGCTTTAACGCCATCCCGGCCGCGTGA
- a CDS encoding NIPSNAP family protein → MSRRSMYLAKPLVDFRVYTIALRKMPEFIEVFDRLAMPILLETLGHPLGFWTSLVGQQNQFTHLWGYDDLADYERRCLARDTHPDFPAYLKASGHLITAQETRLIRAAALGSVAE, encoded by the coding sequence ATGAGCCGCCGCTCCATGTATCTGGCAAAGCCTCTCGTGGATTTCCGGGTCTACACCATCGCGCTGCGCAAGATGCCCGAGTTCATCGAGGTGTTTGACCGGCTCGCCATGCCGATCCTGCTCGAGACGCTTGGGCACCCACTCGGCTTTTGGACGAGTCTGGTGGGGCAGCAGAACCAGTTCACCCACCTGTGGGGGTATGACGATCTGGCGGACTACGAGCGGCGGTGCCTCGCACGCGATACGCATCCGGATTTCCCGGCCTATCTCAAGGCATCGGGCCATCTGATCACGGCGCAGGAGACACGCCTCATTCGTGCCGCCGCGCTGGGTAGCGTCGCAGAGTAA
- a CDS encoding transporter, translated as MTVSGGRSVFVPRFEFYVFAPAGAYDPNRTANPRSGFWSLNPYWSMNVMPTAVDRTARWRVCRTRA; from the coding sequence ATGACCGTCAGCGGCGGTCGATCAGTCTTTGTGCCGCGATTCGAATTCTATGTATTTGCGCCAGCAGGCGCATACGATCCCAATCGAACTGCCAACCCACGCTCGGGTTTCTGGTCGCTGAATCCGTACTGGTCGATGAACGTCATGCCCACAGCCGTGGACAGGACGGCGAGATGGCGCGTTTGCCGGACGAGAGCGTGA
- a CDS encoding 3-keto-5-aminohexanoate cleavage protein → MSSTLKQPCIISVAITGSVPRKKDNPAVPISVPEQIESTHEAYEAGATLVHLHVRDEEERSSSDRNRFAMLQEGIRKHCPDIVVQFSTGGRGRSFEQRGAMLDLRPDMASLATGSVNFPTIVYENPPDFVRSLAQTMLDLDVKPEIEIFDLAMLYSTVDLVQQGLLKEPVHVQFVLGVKNALPARREILEFEVAQLNKLLPTATWTAAGIGRHQLEVNRWTLEMGGHCRTGLEDNVRWDKDTLAKSNAQLVERVASLCGEYGRPVATAKEAREILALKPVA, encoded by the coding sequence ATGAGTTCGACGTTGAAGCAGCCTTGCATCATCTCTGTAGCCATTACGGGTTCCGTGCCGCGCAAGAAGGATAATCCGGCCGTACCGATCTCGGTGCCCGAGCAGATCGAAAGTACACACGAGGCCTACGAGGCGGGCGCGACACTTGTGCACCTGCACGTGCGTGACGAAGAGGAGCGCTCCAGTTCCGATCGCAACCGCTTCGCGATGCTACAGGAAGGCATCCGGAAGCACTGCCCGGACATCGTCGTCCAGTTTTCGACGGGAGGGCGGGGCCGGTCGTTCGAGCAACGCGGCGCGATGCTGGATTTGCGGCCCGATATGGCGTCGCTCGCAACCGGCTCGGTGAACTTCCCGACCATAGTCTATGAAAACCCGCCGGATTTCGTGCGCTCGCTTGCGCAGACAATGCTCGACCTCGACGTGAAGCCAGAAATCGAAATCTTCGATCTGGCGATGCTTTACAGCACCGTTGACCTTGTTCAGCAAGGTCTCCTGAAGGAACCGGTCCACGTGCAATTCGTGCTTGGCGTGAAAAACGCATTGCCTGCCAGGCGCGAAATCCTCGAATTCGAAGTGGCACAACTGAACAAGCTGCTGCCCACGGCGACCTGGACTGCGGCCGGTATTGGTCGTCACCAGCTGGAGGTGAACCGGTGGACGCTCGAAATGGGAGGCCACTGTCGCACGGGCCTGGAAGATAACGTGCGCTGGGATAAAGACACGCTTGCGAAGAGCAATGCCCAGTTGGTTGAACGGGTGGCCTCGCTGTGTGGCGAATATGGCCGGCCGGTCGCGACGGCGAAAGAGGCTCGCGAAATCCTGGCGCTCAAACCTGTGGCGTAG